The Pagrus major chromosome 17, Pma_NU_1.0 genome includes a region encoding these proteins:
- the eny2 gene encoding transcription and mRNA export factor ENY2: MSKESRMKATINQKLTEMGERERLKELLRAKLTECGWKDQMKAHCKEVIKEKGLEHVTVEDLMVEITPKGRALVPDSVKKELLHRIRAFLAQHAT; this comes from the exons ATGAGCAAAGAGTCCAGGATGAAGGCGACAATAAATCAGAAGCTGACAGAGATGGGGGAGCGAGAGAG ACTGAAGGAGTTACTGAGGGCTAAGCTCACCGAGTGTGGATGGAAGGACCAGATGAAGGCTCATTGCAAAG AGGTAATCAAAGAAAAAGGCTTGGAGCATGTGACTGTGGAGGACCTGATGGTCGAGATCACTCCTAAAGGAAGAG cctTGGTGCCCGACAGCGTCAAGAAAGAGCTTCTCCACAGAATAAGAGCCTTTTTAGCTCAGCACGCCACCTGA